The proteins below come from a single Candidatus Methylomirabilota bacterium genomic window:
- a CDS encoding class I SAM-dependent methyltransferase → MSDSQQGRVQAQFGPSAAAYVTSAGHAAGPDLEWLLAWGRKRGAARVLDIATGGGHTALAFSRFTESVVAMDVTLPMLEAARRFIAREGAAVRFVGGDVETLPFRDATFGTVTCRIAAHHFPALLPALRQVARVLRAGGTFLIQDILGHDDQDAAAFIREVERRRDPSHVRAYRQLEWTAFLRAAGLTVLDETVMSKVRPWDEWTTRMRMTPEARADLERFVLAAPAHCRDAFDFRIEDGRIVSFTDRMLLLRADRD, encoded by the coding sequence GTGAGCGACAGCCAGCAGGGCCGGGTGCAGGCGCAGTTCGGGCCGAGCGCGGCCGCCTACGTCACCAGCGCCGGCCACGCCGCGGGCCCGGACCTGGAGTGGCTGCTCGCCTGGGGGCGCAAGCGCGGAGCGGCCCGCGTCCTCGACATCGCCACCGGCGGCGGCCACACCGCGCTGGCCTTCTCGCGCTTCACCGAGAGCGTGGTCGCGATGGACGTGACCTTGCCGATGCTCGAGGCCGCGCGCCGATTCATCGCCCGCGAGGGTGCCGCCGTGCGCTTCGTCGGCGGAGACGTCGAGACGCTGCCCTTCCGCGATGCGACCTTCGGGACGGTCACCTGCCGGATCGCGGCCCATCACTTCCCCGCGCTGCTGCCCGCCCTGCGCCAGGTGGCCCGCGTGCTCCGGGCCGGCGGCACCTTCCTGATCCAGGACATCCTGGGACACGACGACCAGGACGCGGCGGCATTCATCCGGGAGGTCGAGCGGCGGCGTGATCCGAGCCACGTGCGCGCCTACCGGCAGCTGGAGTGGACCGCCTTCCTCCGGGCCGCGGGCCTCACCGTCCTGGACGAGACGGTCATGAGCAAGGTGCGTCCCTGGGACGAGTGGACCACCCGGATGCGGATGACTCCGGAGGCGCGCGCCGACCTGGAGCGGTTCGTGCTGGCCGCGCCCGCTCACTGCCGGGACGCGTTCGATTTTCGGATCGAAGACGGGCGCATCGTCTCGTTCACCGATCGGATGCTGCTCCTGCGGGCCGATCGGGACTAG
- a CDS encoding nuclear transport factor 2 family protein, whose protein sequence is MSDTRADALAWLRTFEAACRGRDFAEGRKLFASDAVAFGTYATAVHGLDNIEREQWRQIWPRIRDFRFDETPTVSGSGDSAWIAATWSSGASGSDGQPFTRHGRATFNLARRDGRWLAVHSHVSLLPSQSESAHGRRA, encoded by the coding sequence ATGTCCGATACCCGGGCCGACGCGCTCGCGTGGCTACGCACCTTCGAGGCCGCCTGCCGCGGGCGTGACTTCGCGGAGGGCCGCAAGCTCTTCGCCTCCGACGCGGTCGCCTTCGGGACCTACGCGACGGCCGTCCACGGCCTCGACAACATCGAGCGCGAGCAGTGGCGCCAGATCTGGCCGCGCATTCGCGACTTCCGCTTCGACGAGACGCCGACCGTCTCGGGATCCGGAGACTCCGCCTGGATCGCCGCCACGTGGTCGTCGGGCGCCTCCGGCTCGGATGGTCAGCCGTTCACCCGCCACGGCCGGGCGACCTTCAACCTGGCCCGGCGGGACGGCCGCTGGCTGGCCGTGCACAGCCACGTCTCCCTGCTGCCCAGTCAATCCGAGAGCGCCCACGGGCGGCGCGCGTGA
- a CDS encoding ABC transporter permease, whose amino-acid sequence MLVRYVVYRLLWLVPTLLAMALVTFLVMHATPGSPLDPVAEGANPLSPEAQKNLAEVYGLDKPLYAQFGIFLSKAIRGDFGTSFVYKTRTVTEIMKETFPISLLLGSMALALAIVGGVSLGILAAVYQNRSWDYVSVSVATLGVSVPNFVLAVFLIVIFSFVLPIFPTGGWNSPKDWVLPTITLALAPMGIIARFTRSSMLEVIRSDYIVTARAKGLSEGPVILKHVLKNGFIPVVTLLGPMFAAVGTGSFFVESIFRVPGMGRFFVLSMTGRDYPMIMAVVLIYGGFLAMMNLVVDLLYGALDPRIRY is encoded by the coding sequence GTGTTGGTCCGCTACGTCGTCTATCGCCTCCTCTGGTTGGTTCCGACGCTTCTCGCCATGGCGCTCGTCACCTTCCTGGTGATGCATGCCACGCCGGGTAGCCCGCTCGATCCGGTGGCCGAAGGGGCCAATCCGCTATCGCCCGAGGCGCAGAAGAACCTCGCGGAGGTCTACGGTCTCGACAAGCCGCTCTACGCCCAGTTCGGGATCTTCCTGAGCAAGGCGATCCGGGGGGATTTCGGCACGTCGTTCGTCTACAAGACCCGCACCGTGACCGAGATCATGAAGGAGACGTTCCCGATCTCCCTCCTGCTGGGAAGCATGGCCCTGGCGCTTGCGATCGTGGGCGGCGTATCGCTCGGCATCCTGGCCGCGGTGTACCAGAACCGCTCGTGGGACTACGTGTCGGTGTCGGTGGCCACGCTCGGCGTCAGCGTGCCGAACTTCGTGCTTGCGGTATTCCTCATCGTGATCTTCTCGTTCGTCCTGCCCATCTTCCCGACCGGAGGCTGGAACTCGCCGAAGGACTGGGTGCTGCCGACGATCACGCTCGCCCTTGCCCCCATGGGGATCATCGCGCGCTTCACGCGCTCGAGCATGCTGGAGGTGATCCGGTCCGACTACATCGTGACCGCCCGGGCCAAGGGCCTGTCCGAGGGGCCGGTCATCCTCAAGCACGTGCTGAAGAACGGGTTCATTCCGGTGGTGACGTTGCTCGGGCCGATGTTCGCCGCGGTCGGCACCGGCTCGTTCTTCGTCGAGTCCATCTTCCGCGTCCCGGGCATGGGACGGTTCTTCGTACTCTCGATGACCGGCCGCGACTACCCGATGATCATGGCGGTGGTGCTGATCTACGGGGGATTCCTGGCCATGATGAACCTGGTCGTCGACCTCCTCTATGGCGCTCTCGACCCCCGCATCCGATACTAG
- a CDS encoding Smr/MutS family protein translates to MDEPEPIILPIEDSLDLHAFAPRDVRSVVEEYLRQAAARGFREVRLIHGKGIGIQRAIVRSVLADHPAVVRFFDGPPERGGWGATVVVLAD, encoded by the coding sequence ATGGACGAGCCCGAGCCGATCATCCTGCCCATCGAGGATTCCCTCGATCTCCACGCCTTCGCGCCGCGAGACGTGCGCTCGGTGGTCGAGGAGTATCTGCGTCAGGCTGCCGCGCGCGGATTCCGCGAGGTGCGGCTGATCCACGGCAAGGGCATCGGGATCCAGCGCGCGATCGTGCGAAGCGTGCTGGCGGATCATCCCGCGGTCGTCCGCTTCTTCGACGGTCCGCCCGAGCGGGGCGGATGGGGGGCGACGGTCGTGGTGCTGGCCGACTAG
- a CDS encoding ASKHA domain-containing protein, translating to MAIPLTILPGRRVLPVEPGTTILKAAHGGGVDITATCGGRGRCTSCRVKLVAGTAPPPTIMDELQLGDALVREGYRLSCQWPVTEPVTVQIAPPLDETTFQILGGERPEGAPTPISIDAGIRKRVVHVALPKDEHLQTSDLEALLAATGDAVDVVPPSLLKTLPATLRDRDAEVTVTTFGGRLLAVEAGDTALHQFGLAIDIGTTSVVTTLMELESGEQMAAVSSLNPQAVFGGDLMSRIAFAQFDPGNLRKLQTRIIGLLNQHIEQITRESGVLAKWIYKVVIVGNTCMHHLLLGIDPSHVGLAPYAPVMRHPLTLPARDLFLKLPPETVVCLLPIVAGFVGADAVAAALATRIDESPSLRIVVDIGTNGEVVLGSREHLWACSAPAGPALEGAQIRHGMRAAIGAIDRVWVADGDLRLHAIGDGAAQGLCGSGLVDAVAALLDLGVVDWTGLIDVDGRDHLPAPIRSRVEMRGEERLVVIARVGEQGAERELTITQDDIRQVQLCKGAIASGVAMLQHVASVPTERVDELMLAGGFGNYLSVRSALRIGLIPPGLPEHRVRYVGNAAALGAQLALVSEAERARAAAIARRIEHVSLAAHPDFETIFVDSMNFPRPPLPSGERAG from the coding sequence ATGGCGATCCCGCTGACCATCCTGCCCGGCCGTCGCGTCCTGCCGGTCGAGCCCGGCACCACCATCCTGAAGGCGGCGCACGGAGGCGGCGTCGACATCACCGCCACGTGCGGCGGTCGCGGGCGCTGCACCTCGTGCCGCGTGAAGCTGGTGGCCGGGACCGCCCCGCCGCCCACGATCATGGACGAGCTGCAACTGGGCGACGCGCTCGTGCGCGAGGGCTACCGTCTCTCGTGCCAGTGGCCGGTGACCGAGCCGGTCACGGTGCAGATCGCGCCGCCGCTCGACGAGACCACCTTCCAGATCCTGGGCGGGGAGCGGCCGGAGGGGGCGCCCACGCCCATCTCGATCGACGCGGGCATCCGCAAGCGAGTTGTCCACGTGGCCCTGCCCAAGGACGAGCACCTGCAGACGTCGGACCTGGAGGCCTTGCTGGCCGCGACCGGCGACGCGGTCGACGTGGTCCCGCCCTCGCTGCTCAAGACGCTGCCCGCGACGCTGCGTGACCGCGACGCGGAGGTGACCGTCACCACGTTCGGCGGTCGCCTCCTCGCGGTCGAGGCCGGCGACACCGCGCTGCACCAGTTCGGCCTCGCGATCGACATCGGCACCACCAGCGTGGTGACAACGCTGATGGAGCTCGAGTCCGGCGAGCAGATGGCCGCGGTGTCGAGCCTCAACCCGCAGGCGGTGTTCGGCGGCGATCTCATGTCACGCATCGCCTTCGCCCAGTTCGACCCGGGCAACCTGCGCAAGCTGCAGACCCGCATCATCGGCCTGCTCAACCAGCACATCGAGCAGATCACCCGCGAGTCCGGAGTGCTCGCCAAGTGGATCTACAAGGTGGTGATCGTCGGCAACACCTGCATGCACCACCTGCTGCTCGGCATCGATCCCTCGCACGTCGGCCTGGCCCCGTACGCGCCGGTCATGCGCCATCCCCTCACGCTGCCCGCGCGCGACCTGTTCCTGAAGCTGCCCCCGGAGACCGTGGTCTGCCTGCTGCCCATCGTCGCGGGCTTCGTGGGCGCCGATGCGGTGGCGGCGGCGCTGGCCACGCGCATCGACGAGTCGCCCTCGCTCCGCATCGTGGTGGACATCGGCACGAACGGCGAAGTGGTGCTGGGCTCGCGCGAGCATCTCTGGGCCTGCTCGGCCCCCGCCGGCCCGGCGCTCGAGGGAGCGCAGATCCGCCACGGCATGCGCGCGGCCATCGGAGCCATCGACCGCGTCTGGGTGGCGGACGGCGACCTCCGGCTCCACGCCATCGGCGACGGCGCCGCCCAGGGGCTCTGCGGCTCCGGCCTCGTCGACGCGGTCGCCGCGCTGCTCGATCTCGGCGTGGTCGACTGGACCGGCCTCATCGACGTCGACGGGCGCGATCACCTGCCCGCTCCGATCCGCTCGCGGGTGGAGATGCGCGGCGAGGAGCGGCTCGTCGTCATCGCCCGGGTGGGTGAGCAGGGTGCCGAGCGCGAGCTGACGATCACCCAGGACGACATCCGCCAGGTCCAGCTCTGCAAGGGCGCGATCGCCTCGGGCGTCGCGATGCTCCAGCACGTGGCCTCCGTGCCCACCGAGCGGGTCGACGAGTTGATGCTGGCGGGCGGCTTCGGCAACTATCTCTCGGTGCGGAGCGCGCTGCGGATCGGCCTGATCCCGCCCGGCCTGCCCGAGCACCGCGTCCGCTACGTCGGCAACGCGGCCGCACTCGGCGCCCAGCTCGCGCTGGTCTCCGAGGCCGAGAGGGCGCGGGCCGCGGCCATCGCCCGGCGCATCGAGCACGTCTCGCTCGCCGCGCATCCCGACTTCGAGACTATCTTCGTCGACTCCATGAACTTCCCCCGCCCCCCTCTCCCCTCCGGGGAGAGGGCGGGGTGA
- a CDS encoding PLP-dependent aminotransferase family protein produces the protein MRIQLDRGTGRTGKAPLSRQIQLHFERLISQGLLGTGVKLPASRELARELGVNRTTVALAYDELVAGGWARAHVGQGTFVADRVPVSAGETRPAAPRLDWTGFLSKGAQVIAADNRRRRASTQMPRSGPGAISFAGGMPDSGLFPTDAFRRVLNRVIREEGRELLQYYPARGYPPLREFLAAYLLRFGLEVRPDEILIVNGSQQGFDLVGRTLLDPGDFVAIEEPSYPRAMQVFRAFGAQLLPVPMVAGGLDPAHLDRLLERQSPKLLYCQPSAHNPTGLTMRDETRARLLEVAARHRLPILEDGFDGSLFFGPRPPAPLKALDASGLVIYVGTFSKILFPGLRLGWIVAAPELIDRLELAKELSDIHTSPLIQAAVYHFCRQRLLDRHQARVLREYGRRRAALLQGLSKRMPAGVTWTDHEGGFSLLVTLPAGLDAAALLERAAQRGVVFTPGNAFFVDGGGERTLRLSFSALPLSQIDEGIKRLADTIRDAQRQPEPASLGAVTAVPLV, from the coding sequence ATGAGAATTCAACTCGACAGGGGTACCGGCCGGACGGGCAAGGCCCCGTTGTCCCGGCAGATCCAGCTGCACTTCGAGCGGCTGATCAGCCAGGGCCTGCTCGGCACCGGCGTGAAGCTCCCGGCCAGCCGGGAGCTGGCCCGCGAGCTGGGGGTGAACCGTACCACGGTGGCCCTCGCCTACGACGAGCTGGTGGCCGGCGGGTGGGCGCGGGCCCACGTGGGCCAGGGGACGTTCGTGGCCGACCGGGTTCCGGTATCGGCCGGGGAGACGCGCCCGGCGGCGCCCAGGCTCGACTGGACGGGCTTCCTCTCGAAGGGCGCTCAGGTGATCGCGGCCGACAACCGCCGCCGCCGCGCCTCGACCCAGATGCCGCGATCCGGGCCGGGGGCCATCTCGTTCGCCGGCGGCATGCCCGACAGCGGACTCTTTCCGACGGACGCATTCCGTCGCGTCCTGAACCGGGTGATCCGCGAGGAGGGCCGCGAGCTGCTTCAGTACTATCCCGCGCGCGGCTACCCGCCGTTGCGCGAGTTCCTGGCCGCGTACCTCCTGCGCTTCGGCCTGGAAGTACGGCCCGACGAGATCCTGATCGTCAACGGCTCGCAGCAGGGCTTCGATCTGGTCGGCCGCACCCTGCTCGACCCGGGCGATTTCGTGGCCATCGAGGAGCCGTCGTACCCGCGGGCGATGCAGGTCTTCCGGGCCTTCGGCGCCCAGCTGCTGCCGGTGCCGATGGTGGCCGGAGGCCTCGACCCCGCGCATCTCGACCGCCTGCTCGAGCGGCAGTCGCCGAAGCTGCTCTACTGTCAGCCGAGCGCGCACAATCCGACCGGCCTCACCATGCGCGACGAGACTCGCGCGCGGCTATTGGAGGTGGCGGCCCGGCATCGCCTGCCCATCCTCGAGGACGGCTTCGACGGCAGTCTCTTCTTCGGCCCGCGGCCGCCCGCGCCGCTCAAGGCGCTCGACGCCTCCGGGCTCGTCATCTACGTCGGCACGTTCTCCAAGATCCTGTTCCCGGGCCTCCGGCTCGGCTGGATCGTGGCGGCTCCGGAGCTGATCGACCGCCTGGAGCTGGCGAAGGAGCTGTCCGACATCCACACGAGTCCGCTGATCCAGGCCGCGGTCTACCACTTCTGTCGCCAGCGCCTGCTCGATCGGCACCAGGCGCGGGTGCTGCGCGAGTACGGCCGGCGGCGCGCCGCCCTGTTGCAGGGCCTGTCCAAGCGCATGCCGGCCGGGGTGACGTGGACGGATCACGAGGGCGGCTTCTCGCTGCTGGTCACGCTGCCCGCGGGCCTGGATGCGGCGGCGCTGCTCGAGCGCGCCGCCCAGCGCGGGGTGGTGTTCACGCCGGGCAACGCGTTCTTCGTGGACGGCGGCGGCGAGCGCACGCTGCGCCTGTCCTTCTCCGCCCTGCCCCTGAGCCAGATCGACGAGGGCATCAAGCGCCTGGCCGACACCATTCGCGACGCGCAGCGGCAGCCGGAGCCCGCCAGCCTCGGCGCGGTGACCGCGGTGCCGCTGGTCTAG
- a CDS encoding peptide ABC transporter substrate-binding protein produces the protein MPPLRIPDAQLDLFAQRLESIGVGRRDFLKVIGAMAAFGGLGFATEARAAKPSRPGPGEKLAKEQVLRYGGGGWMANEPASHDFNKDLYCGGANGLFAGLMTFNPDFVAVPWMASKVEGNKDGSVWTFTVRKDSRWSDNTPVSARDFEWSWKRQLDPASAAPYAKFLYDIKNGEAYNKKKVTDASQVGVRAKDDWTLEVTLEGPRGYFPVLTAYLAALPAHRGAVEKHGDKWTEAANIVCNGPFTLEAWEHNKQVVLKKNPYYYGAKDVHLTRVVIPIIPVASGALPYENNELDMTALQSGDLKRLQSDPRMSKDVFRYPYPGTWYLIPQVTKPPFDNLKVRRAVAHAIDRENVVKVSQGFAVPAWSMIPPGFPGAIDDAKIKAMQKYDKKLALEQLKGTPFEGGKNWPKITLSMRDEGLGSKPLAEAVQAVLLDSLNMKTELEVLEPRVFRDRLWKQDLQFVWIRWFMDYPDPHNEYFDTFYGKGTTGKRQAWVNDAFDKELEAGRDTRDPKARLEHYKKAEEIMQQDVGYVPVAWVVRYAAKKPWVAGVEKNKAGEFVVDGNIYVDMFEHIYITEKG, from the coding sequence ATGCCGCCACTGAGAATTCCGGACGCCCAGCTGGATCTCTTCGCCCAGCGCCTCGAGTCCATCGGGGTCGGCCGGCGCGACTTCCTGAAGGTGATTGGCGCCATGGCCGCCTTCGGGGGGCTCGGCTTCGCCACCGAAGCCCGGGCGGCCAAGCCATCTCGGCCCGGGCCCGGCGAGAAGCTCGCCAAGGAGCAGGTGCTGCGCTACGGCGGCGGCGGTTGGATGGCGAACGAGCCAGCCAGTCATGACTTCAACAAGGACCTCTACTGTGGGGGCGCGAATGGGCTCTTCGCCGGCCTCATGACCTTCAACCCCGACTTCGTGGCGGTGCCGTGGATGGCGAGCAAGGTCGAGGGCAACAAGGATGGCTCGGTATGGACCTTCACGGTCCGGAAAGACAGCCGCTGGTCGGACAACACGCCGGTGTCCGCCCGGGACTTCGAGTGGTCGTGGAAGCGCCAGCTCGATCCGGCCAGCGCGGCGCCCTACGCGAAGTTCCTGTACGACATCAAGAACGGGGAGGCCTACAACAAGAAGAAGGTCACCGACGCGAGCCAGGTCGGCGTGCGCGCCAAGGACGACTGGACGCTCGAGGTGACCCTGGAAGGGCCGCGGGGCTACTTTCCGGTCCTGACCGCGTACCTCGCTGCGCTGCCCGCGCACCGGGGCGCGGTGGAGAAGCACGGCGACAAGTGGACGGAGGCGGCCAACATCGTCTGCAATGGGCCGTTCACGCTCGAGGCGTGGGAGCACAACAAGCAGGTCGTGCTCAAGAAGAACCCTTACTACTACGGGGCCAAGGACGTGCACCTGACCCGGGTGGTGATCCCGATCATCCCGGTGGCCTCGGGCGCGCTGCCCTACGAGAACAACGAGCTCGACATGACCGCGCTGCAGTCCGGCGATCTCAAGCGCCTGCAGTCCGACCCGCGCATGTCCAAGGACGTCTTCCGTTACCCGTACCCCGGCACCTGGTACCTCATTCCCCAGGTGACCAAGCCGCCGTTCGACAACTTGAAGGTCCGCCGGGCCGTGGCCCACGCCATCGACCGGGAGAACGTGGTGAAGGTCAGCCAGGGCTTCGCGGTGCCGGCCTGGTCGATGATCCCGCCCGGCTTCCCGGGGGCGATCGACGACGCCAAGATCAAGGCGATGCAGAAGTACGACAAGAAGCTGGCCCTCGAGCAGCTCAAGGGCACGCCCTTCGAGGGCGGCAAGAACTGGCCCAAGATCACCCTCAGCATGCGCGACGAGGGGCTGGGCTCGAAGCCGCTCGCCGAGGCGGTGCAGGCGGTCCTGCTCGACTCCCTGAACATGAAGACCGAGCTGGAAGTCCTCGAGCCGCGGGTCTTCCGCGACCGCCTGTGGAAGCAGGATCTGCAGTTCGTATGGATCCGCTGGTTCATGGACTATCCGGACCCGCACAACGAGTACTTCGACACGTTCTACGGCAAGGGCACGACCGGCAAGCGCCAGGCGTGGGTCAACGACGCCTTCGACAAGGAGCTCGAAGCCGGACGCGACACCCGCGACCCGAAGGCGCGGCTCGAGCACTACAAGAAGGCCGAGGAGATCATGCAGCAGGACGTCGGTTACGTGCCGGTGGCCTGGGTGGTGCGCTATGCGGCCAAGAAGCCGTGGGTGGCCGGTGTCGAGAAGAACAAGGCGGGGGAGTTCGTGGTGGACGGCAACATCTACGTGGACATGTTCGAGCACATCTACATCACGGAAAAGGGCTAG
- a CDS encoding aminotransferase class I/II-fold pyridoxal phosphate-dependent enzyme has product MNFHTLVARGGRDVPSASRPLTAPIYQTNVYVFEDMDTVESVWESKRPGFVYGRYGTGNHAMLEDLVAALEGAEAAVACASGMGATTALLLGLFSAGDHLVSARDLYGSTAAFLGDEGRRLGIETDFVDATDTTAIVKALRPTTRAVFVEAISNPLLRLVDLPALAPELRRRGIDLIVDASMASPAVLRPIEHGATMVTHSLTKFISGHGDVTGGLVAGRAEPMARVRNAMIRAGTNLGPFDAWLATRGARTLAVRMERQCATAHALAQALQRMPAVSRVYYPGLPSHDQHALARRLMPRFCGAMLSFDLRAGAPAVERFMGRTRLLEFAPSFGDVATTWTYPARTSHRRVSDEEKAAMGIGAGLVRVSVGLEDAGELQADLEAALA; this is encoded by the coding sequence GTGAACTTCCACACCCTCGTCGCGCGCGGCGGCCGTGATGTGCCGTCGGCGAGCCGGCCGCTGACCGCGCCGATCTATCAGACCAACGTCTACGTGTTCGAGGACATGGATACGGTGGAATCGGTGTGGGAGAGCAAGAGGCCGGGCTTTGTCTACGGCCGCTACGGGACCGGCAACCACGCGATGCTGGAAGACCTGGTCGCGGCCCTCGAGGGGGCGGAGGCGGCGGTGGCCTGCGCGTCGGGCATGGGCGCGACCACCGCGCTGCTCCTCGGCCTCTTCTCGGCCGGCGATCATCTCGTGTCGGCCCGCGATCTCTACGGCTCGACCGCCGCGTTCCTGGGCGACGAGGGCCGGCGCCTCGGCATCGAGACCGACTTCGTGGACGCGACCGATACGACCGCCATCGTGAAGGCCCTCCGTCCCACGACCCGCGCGGTGTTCGTGGAAGCGATCTCCAACCCGCTGCTGCGGCTGGTGGACCTGCCCGCGCTCGCGCCCGAGCTGCGGCGCCGCGGGATCGATCTGATCGTCGACGCCTCGATGGCGTCCCCCGCGGTGCTCCGGCCCATCGAGCACGGCGCGACGATGGTGACGCACAGCCTGACCAAGTTCATCTCCGGGCACGGGGACGTCACCGGCGGCCTGGTCGCCGGGCGCGCCGAGCCGATGGCCCGCGTGCGCAACGCCATGATCCGCGCCGGCACCAATCTGGGGCCGTTCGACGCCTGGCTGGCCACCCGCGGCGCGCGCACCCTCGCGGTGCGCATGGAGCGGCAGTGCGCCACCGCCCACGCGCTGGCTCAGGCGCTGCAGCGCATGCCCGCGGTATCGCGCGTGTACTACCCGGGGCTGCCCTCGCACGATCAGCACGCGCTGGCCCGTCGGCTGATGCCGCGTTTCTGCGGCGCCATGCTCTCGTTCGACCTCCGCGCCGGCGCACCCGCGGTGGAGCGCTTCATGGGACGGACGCGCCTGCTCGAGTTCGCCCCGAGCTTCGGCGACGTGGCCACCACGTGGACCTATCCGGCCCGCACCTCGCATCGACGGGTCTCCGACGAGGAGAAGGCCGCGATGGGCATCGGGGCCGGGCTGGTGCGCGTGTCGGTGGGCCTCGAGGACGCGGGCGAGCTGCAGGCCGACCTGGAGGCGGCGCTGGCATGA
- a CDS encoding ABC transporter permease, with protein sequence MRVSSLWRDAWRRLLRNKLAVAGGVAIVLLCLIAIFADFLAPQSYTKANFGRLYEGPSREYPLGTDQLGRDVLSRLIYGARVSMLVGLGAQVIIVLIGVPIGALSGFIGGRTDLLLTRFVDVMYAFPQLLFVILVMSMLGAGLMNIFIALGLTGWVGIARQTRAQVLSIKEKEFVEGARALGAGFWRVMSRHVLPSALTPIVVSITFGIPTAIFTEAALSFIGVGINPPTPSWGQMVGENQQFLRSYWHLCVFPSIAIAVTMLSFTFFGDGVRDALDPKLK encoded by the coding sequence GTGCGGGTATCCAGCCTGTGGCGCGACGCCTGGCGAAGACTCCTCCGGAACAAGCTCGCGGTGGCGGGTGGCGTTGCGATCGTCCTGCTCTGCCTGATCGCGATCTTCGCGGACTTCCTGGCTCCCCAGTCATACACCAAGGCCAACTTTGGCCGCCTCTACGAGGGGCCCTCGCGCGAGTACCCGCTCGGCACCGACCAGCTCGGGCGTGACGTGCTCTCCCGGCTGATCTATGGGGCGCGGGTATCGATGCTGGTCGGGCTGGGGGCGCAGGTCATCATCGTGCTGATCGGCGTGCCCATCGGCGCCTTGTCGGGATTCATCGGCGGTCGCACCGATCTGCTGCTGACCCGGTTCGTGGACGTGATGTACGCCTTTCCCCAGCTACTCTTCGTCATTCTGGTCATGTCCATGCTGGGGGCCGGGCTGATGAACATCTTCATCGCGCTGGGCCTCACCGGGTGGGTGGGCATCGCGCGGCAGACGCGAGCCCAGGTCCTCTCCATCAAGGAGAAGGAGTTCGTCGAGGGCGCCCGCGCCCTCGGGGCCGGCTTCTGGCGTGTGATGTCTCGCCACGTCCTGCCGAGCGCCCTGACCCCGATCGTGGTCTCGATCACTTTCGGGATTCCGACGGCCATCTTCACCGAGGCCGCACTCTCGTTCATCGGCGTCGGCATCAACCCGCCCACGCCCTCGTGGGGCCAGATGGTGGGCGAGAACCAGCAGTTCCTCCGTTCCTATTGGCACCTGTGCGTGTTCCCGTCGATCGCCATCGCCGTGACCATGCTCTCGTTCACCTTCTTCGGCGACGGCGTCCGCGACGCCCTCGACCCCAAGCTGAAGTAA
- a CDS encoding GNAT family protein, with protein MTGVATETATTVVAPVVLEGRVVRLEPLTAAHAGDLLAAASGPRDTYGLTWVPGSLADAAAYIDAALGEQTARRSLPFATVDRGRGRVVGSTRFLNIEYWTWPPGNAHQRGAERPDAVEIGATWLAADAQRTPINTEAKLLMLEHAFDRWRVHRVSLMTDARNERSRNAIMRLGARFDGVLRAARPASDGNIRDTAAFSILESEWPAIRARLQARLTQ; from the coding sequence ATGACCGGGGTGGCGACCGAGACCGCGACGACGGTGGTAGCGCCCGTGGTGCTGGAAGGGCGCGTCGTCCGCCTCGAGCCCCTGACCGCGGCCCACGCGGGGGACCTGCTCGCCGCGGCCTCGGGCCCGCGCGATACGTACGGCCTCACCTGGGTGCCGGGCAGCCTGGCCGACGCGGCCGCCTATATCGACGCCGCCCTGGGCGAGCAGACCGCGCGTCGCTCGCTGCCGTTCGCGACGGTGGACCGCGGCCGCGGACGGGTGGTGGGCTCCACTCGCTTCCTCAACATCGAGTACTGGACGTGGCCTCCGGGCAACGCGCACCAGCGGGGCGCCGAGCGGCCCGATGCGGTGGAGATCGGCGCGACGTGGCTCGCGGCCGATGCGCAGCGCACGCCGATCAATACCGAGGCGAAGCTGCTGATGCTGGAGCACGCCTTCGATCGGTGGCGGGTCCACCGGGTCAGCCTCATGACCGACGCGCGCAACGAGCGCTCGCGAAACGCGATCATGCGGCTGGGCGCGCGCTTCGACGGGGTGCTGCGCGCGGCCCGGCCGGCCAGCGACGGGAACATCCGCGACACCGCCGCCTTCTCGATCCTGGAATCGGAATGGCCGGCGATCCGGGCGAGGCTGCAGGCGCGACTCACGCAGTGA